From one Halogranum gelatinilyticum genomic stretch:
- a CDS encoding dipeptide ABC transporter ATP-binding protein — protein sequence MSTTTPDTEPSSSSPLLEVRNLRTQFRTENGTVVAANDVSFSLDAGETMGLVGESGAGKSVTARSLLQLIDSPGEIAGGEVIFEGENLLDYSEKQIQRVRGNKIALVPQDPMSSLNPVLTVGEQIIETIVHHQGMEREEARTQAIEAMTEVGIPDAAERVDDYPHEFSGGMRQRVLIAIGLSCEPDLIIADEPTTALDVTTQAKILDLLNELQEEKGMGILMITHNLGVVAQTCDTVGVMYAGNLVETAEMHELFRRPQHPYTRGLIDSIPQTDTAYDELPTLAGSMPDLEELPTGCNFAPRCEHAIEECRTGGDPALEPAGDGSSRAACIRSDELDLSQGYVPDDIEREAKAVDRSGQPLFEVRNLEKYFPAGDGVFGNLSITRGNGGLPKLERREVKAVDGISFDIYEGETVGLVGESGCGKSTVARTALKLLEPTGGEVYFDGQPMHEMGDSEVRSLRREMQMVFQDPHSSLNPRKTVGQIIGRAMEKHNIATGEEKRERVGDLLERVGLSASAAKKYPHEFSGGQQQRIAIAHALAVEPKLIVCDEPVSALDVSVQAQILNLLNEIQDEFGISYLFISHNIGVVRHICDRLAVMYLGKIVEFGTIDQVFDTPFHPYTESLLSAVPHADPTRTSERIFLEGSVPSPIDPPSGCAFQTRCPKKIGEECETVEPDLEEKEAGSGHYLSCHLSVEEMSDSESRTQSAQSAEPQHGD from the coding sequence ATGAGCACGACTACACCCGACACCGAACCCAGTTCGAGTTCACCCCTGCTGGAGGTCCGGAACCTCCGGACCCAGTTCCGCACCGAGAACGGCACCGTCGTCGCCGCCAACGACGTCTCGTTCTCGCTCGACGCGGGCGAGACGATGGGACTGGTCGGCGAGTCCGGCGCGGGCAAGAGCGTCACCGCACGCTCGCTGCTCCAGCTCATCGACAGCCCCGGCGAGATCGCCGGCGGCGAGGTCATCTTCGAGGGCGAGAACCTGCTCGACTACTCCGAGAAGCAGATTCAGCGGGTTCGTGGCAACAAGATCGCCCTCGTCCCACAGGACCCGATGTCCTCGCTCAACCCGGTGCTCACCGTAGGCGAGCAGATTATCGAGACCATCGTCCACCACCAGGGCATGGAGCGCGAGGAGGCCAGAACACAGGCCATCGAGGCGATGACCGAAGTCGGCATCCCGGACGCCGCAGAGCGCGTGGACGACTACCCCCACGAGTTCTCCGGCGGGATGCGTCAGCGCGTCCTCATCGCCATCGGGCTGTCCTGCGAGCCGGACCTCATCATCGCCGACGAGCCAACGACCGCACTCGACGTGACCACGCAGGCGAAGATTCTCGACCTGCTCAACGAGTTACAGGAGGAGAAGGGGATGGGGATTCTGATGATCACCCACAACCTCGGCGTCGTCGCCCAGACCTGCGACACGGTCGGCGTGATGTACGCGGGCAACCTCGTCGAGACCGCGGAGATGCACGAACTGTTCCGCCGGCCACAGCACCCGTACACGCGCGGACTCATCGACTCCATCCCGCAGACGGACACGGCGTACGACGAGCTGCCGACGCTCGCGGGGTCGATGCCCGACTTAGAGGAGTTGCCGACGGGCTGTAACTTCGCGCCGCGCTGTGAGCACGCCATCGAGGAGTGCCGTACCGGCGGCGACCCGGCACTCGAACCCGCTGGCGACGGCTCGTCGCGAGCGGCCTGCATCCGCAGCGACGAACTCGACCTGAGCCAGGGCTACGTCCCCGACGACATCGAGCGCGAGGCCAAAGCGGTCGACCGCAGCGGACAGCCACTGTTCGAGGTGCGGAACCTCGAGAAGTACTTCCCTGCTGGCGACGGCGTCTTCGGGAACCTCTCAATCACGCGGGGCAACGGCGGGTTGCCCAAACTCGAACGGCGAGAGGTGAAGGCCGTCGACGGCATCAGCTTCGACATCTACGAGGGCGAGACGGTCGGTCTCGTCGGCGAGTCGGGCTGCGGCAAGTCGACGGTCGCCCGCACGGCACTGAAGTTGCTCGAGCCGACGGGCGGGGAGGTCTACTTCGACGGCCAGCCGATGCACGAGATGGGCGACAGCGAGGTCCGCAGTCTGCGTCGCGAGATGCAGATGGTTTTCCAGGACCCTCACAGCTCGCTCAACCCACGGAAGACCGTCGGCCAGATCATCGGCCGCGCGATGGAGAAACACAACATCGCGACGGGCGAGGAGAAACGCGAACGGGTGGGCGACCTGCTCGAACGCGTCGGCCTGTCGGCGTCTGCGGCCAAGAAGTATCCCCACGAGTTCTCCGGGGGCCAACAGCAGCGTATCGCCATCGCGCACGCGCTCGCCGTCGAACCGAAGCTCATCGTCTGCGACGAGCCGGTCTCGGCGCTCGACGTGAGCGTGCAGGCACAGATTCTCAACCTGCTCAACGAGATCCAGGACGAGTTCGGCATCTCGTATCTGTTCATCTCCCACAACATCGGCGTCGTGCGGCACATCTGTGACCGCCTCGCCGTGATGTATCTCGGCAAAATCGTCGAGTTCGGGACCATCGACCAGGTGTTCGACACGCCGTTCCACCCCTACACCGAGAGCTTGCTCTCGGCCGTCCCGCACGCCGACCCGACCCGGACGTCCGAACGCATCTTCCTCGAAGGCAGCGTCCCGAGTCCCATCGACCCGCCGTCGGGCTGTGCGTTCCAGACGCGCTGTCCGAAGAAGATCGGCGAGGAGTGTGAGACGGTCGAACCCGACCTCGAAGAGAAGGAGGCCGGCTCGGGCCACTATCTCTCATGTCATCTCTCCGTCGAGGAGATGAGCGACTCCGAGAGCCGCACGCAGTCCGCGCAGTCCGCGGAGCCACAGCACGGCGACTGA
- a CDS encoding ABC transporter permease: MSTSTFSISDARKERFERFVRKFRNNTKAMIGLVIVVLLVLVAIFAPVLAPYPIDKTSIEDRSEAPSVDHPFGTDDLGRDIFSRVVMGSRISLRVGFGAIGVALAAGTVIGVVSGYYGGLVDELLMRLMDAMMSFPPILLALTLLVVLGPELNNVILALAFVYTPYIARVGRSATLSETNESYVESAIARGESSGRIVFSEVLPNTTAPLLVQGSLNIAFAMLAEASLSFLGLGAQPPTPSWGLMINTGRGFMQTAPWMVIFPGLAIAITVIGFNMLGDGLRDVLDPKVDAIE; the protein is encoded by the coding sequence ATGTCGACGTCGACGTTCTCCATCTCGGACGCTCGCAAGGAGCGCTTCGAGCGGTTCGTGCGGAAGTTCCGCAACAACACGAAGGCCATGATCGGTCTGGTCATCGTCGTTCTGCTCGTCCTCGTCGCCATCTTCGCGCCGGTGCTCGCACCGTACCCCATCGACAAGACCTCTATCGAGGACCGTTCGGAGGCACCGTCCGTCGACCATCCGTTCGGCACCGACGACCTCGGCCGCGACATTTTCAGCCGCGTCGTCATGGGGAGCCGTATCTCCCTGCGCGTCGGCTTCGGTGCCATCGGCGTTGCACTCGCCGCGGGGACCGTCATCGGGGTGGTCTCCGGCTACTACGGCGGGTTGGTCGACGAGTTACTGATGCGGTTGATGGACGCGATGATGTCGTTCCCGCCCATCTTACTCGCGTTGACGCTGCTCGTCGTCCTCGGTCCCGAGTTGAACAACGTCATCCTCGCGTTGGCATTCGTCTACACGCCGTATATCGCGCGTGTCGGACGGAGTGCGACGCTCTCGGAGACGAACGAGTCGTACGTGGAGTCCGCCATCGCCCGCGGGGAGAGCAGCGGCCGCATCGTCTTCAGCGAGGTGTTGCCCAACACGACGGCACCGCTGCTCGTCCAGGGGTCGCTCAACATCGCCTTCGCGATGCTCGCCGAAGCGAGCCTGTCGTTCCTCGGGCTCGGCGCGCAGCCGCCGACGCCCTCGTGGGGGCTGATGATCAACACCGGCCGCGGCTTCATGCAGACCGCGCCGTGGATGGTCATCTTCCCCGGCCTCGCCATCGCAATCACCGTCATCGGCTTCAACATGCTCGGTGACGGTCTCCGTGACGTCCTCGACCCGAAGGTGGATGCGATAGAATGA